From Streptomyces sp. NBC_00690, a single genomic window includes:
- a CDS encoding SRPBCC family protein — translation MHCVVVEIHTALAPTHLWSAVIDVDRHSNCSENIVLADVVEQAGPEHRMTAWRMQWGDTGLQWTQTEQIDTRASRLYFHRIGGDLRCFTGHWAVRPAGIGGSLLTLYAEFQIGDSSLAERLSPTLASGLWENAHLMVASLQPRLLSSALH, via the coding sequence ATGCACTGCGTCGTCGTCGAGATCCACACCGCCCTGGCGCCCACCCACCTCTGGTCTGCGGTCATCGACGTGGACCGACACAGCAACTGCTCGGAGAACATCGTCCTCGCCGACGTCGTGGAGCAGGCGGGGCCGGAGCACCGGATGACCGCCTGGCGCATGCAATGGGGCGATACCGGCCTCCAATGGACCCAGACCGAGCAGATCGACACCCGGGCCAGCCGGCTCTACTTCCACCGCATCGGCGGTGACCTGCGCTGTTTCACCGGTCACTGGGCCGTCCGCCCCGCAGGCATCGGGGGCAGCCTGCTCACGCTGTACGCCGAGTTCCAGATCGGCGATTCGTCGCTCGCCGAACGGCTCAGCCCCACATTGGCCAGCGGGCTCTGGGAGAACGCCCACCTCATGGTCGCCTCCCTCCAACCACGCCTGCTGTCGAGCGCGCTGCACTGA
- a CDS encoding class-III pyridoxal-phosphate-dependent aminotransferase: MAASPQSPPKVATAQPGATFDRLRRHLSRGVALAAESMGNGAVEAFAAGASITLSDRRTALDFGSYSVALLGHRHPGVVEAVHRQLATMPTSTRALANPVTAEAAATLVDYFGGALPKVHFGLNGSDAVEAAVKLARLATGRDRVLAVRGGYHGTSLGALALTHHPGLRAGLRGCVSQTVHLDPFEPAAVMDEIARGPVAALVFEPVQGENGAFPLPTDVLHRWALDARAHGAFVIADEIQSGLRRCGERSVALAEGLPVDAVLTGGPLGGGVMPLSAVVCTEVLYRPLGADPLLHTSTFGGHPLSCAALPAALDAIEGLADHGRSLADGLANGLRGLHDLHPRMLSGFRGRGLLWSIGFTAPHMAGEVIVRLADAGLLVSPCLSDPRSVRLLPPLTTTHAELDQALGILDSALTDVARRGTF; encoded by the coding sequence GTGGCCGCCAGCCCGCAGTCCCCGCCCAAGGTCGCCACCGCCCAGCCCGGCGCCACCTTCGACCGGCTTCGACGCCATCTGTCACGCGGGGTCGCGCTGGCCGCGGAATCGATGGGCAACGGAGCCGTGGAAGCCTTTGCCGCAGGAGCCTCGATCACCCTCTCGGACCGGCGCACCGCCCTGGACTTTGGGTCCTACTCGGTCGCCCTCCTCGGACACCGCCACCCCGGTGTCGTCGAGGCCGTGCACCGTCAGTTGGCGACGATGCCCACCTCCACCCGGGCGCTCGCCAACCCGGTCACCGCGGAGGCCGCCGCCACCCTTGTCGACTACTTCGGCGGCGCCCTGCCCAAGGTCCATTTCGGCTTGAACGGCTCCGACGCCGTGGAAGCGGCGGTCAAACTGGCCCGCCTCGCCACCGGTAGGGACCGGGTGCTGGCGGTACGGGGTGGCTACCACGGCACCTCCCTCGGCGCACTCGCGCTGACGCACCACCCCGGGTTGCGGGCCGGGTTGCGCGGCTGTGTGTCACAGACCGTCCACCTGGATCCGTTCGAACCCGCCGCCGTCATGGACGAGATCGCGCGGGGGCCGGTCGCGGCCCTCGTGTTCGAACCCGTACAGGGGGAGAACGGCGCCTTTCCCCTACCGACGGATGTGCTGCACCGCTGGGCCCTCGATGCCAGGGCCCACGGCGCCTTCGTCATCGCGGACGAGATCCAGAGCGGGCTGCGCCGGTGTGGCGAACGCTCGGTCGCCCTTGCCGAAGGGCTCCCCGTGGACGCCGTCCTGACCGGCGGACCGCTGGGCGGCGGAGTGATGCCTCTGTCCGCCGTGGTCTGTACGGAGGTGCTCTACCGACCGCTCGGCGCGGACCCCCTGCTGCACACCTCCACCTTCGGGGGGCACCCCCTCAGCTGCGCCGCGCTCCCGGCCGCGCTGGACGCGATCGAAGGACTCGCCGACCACGGTCGATCGCTGGCCGACGGGCTGGCCAACGGGTTGCGCGGACTCCACGATCTCCACCCCCGGATGCTCAGCGGATTCCGAGGCCGCGGGCTGCTCTGGAGCATCGGATTCACCGCCCCCCACATGGCCGGCGAGGTGATCGTGAGGCTGGCCGATGCGGGCCTCCTGGTATCGCCCTGCCTCAGCGATCCCCGGAGTGTACGGCTGCTCCCTCCGCTCACCACCACCCACGCCGAACTCGACCAGGCGCTCGGCATTCTCGACAGCGCACTGACCGACGTGGCCCGCCGAGGAACCTTCTGA
- a CDS encoding AfsR/SARP family transcriptional regulator: protein MGDSPAVRFSLLGAVRGWRGGEELALAGPQQRATLAMLVVAAGQPVAIEELIDGLWGHQAPKAAATTVRTYISRIRTVLEPEHRVAAGPGLLVSVGTTYALHLPAGGADVTEADREAAAAARARQEGDALGAHGLLRQAVGRWQGTPLTGLTGPFAVSQRERLTQRYLDLLESRIELDLELGHAGAAVADLTAAVAAHPLRESLRLLLMRALYQCGRQAEALAVFADTRTTLATELGIDPDPRLGELHERILRSDPDLLCAASGAPAPATVPVPAQLPTDIDDFTGRVDLVAELKARLTQPAGSAVRICAISGIGGAGKTSLAVHVAHEVRGHFPAGQLFVDLAGVQEDPADPASVLAAFLHALGVPETAVPEGLEARAALYRTTLHGRRVLVVLDNATDAEQIRQLLPGYPGCAVIVTSRARMTAVPAHPVDLDPLAPTESLELFTSVVGPARVAAEPEAAEELLAACGHLPLAVRVIACRLLARPGTSIAECLRRLADERRGLDQLRTGDLNVQACFRLGYDQLDPVLARAFRLLALPDAATVSLSCAAALLGVDEYDAEDVLDALLDASLLQSPRAGSYRYHDLLRLFARHLSAETDSDAEITHCLANLLDFLLATVRHAYRVVRPGHLIAERLAPEASEGIGFLDAHAALAWFDRERDFVLRVLGQTVRRAPSLMGTAADLLLGLDPLLERTYAWYDIVELGQAIADGSRRAGLAREEAGALYMLGGGLWQISRSEEAEAPIERAEAICRGQDDQLVLAEVLIVRALVTAHRHGHDAKTVALLTQARELQQATGNLSAEANALGNLTFSHVMMEEHREAIVTSGDGLALYRRLGDSMGEAQTLIHRGTAWRQLGDTEAAMRCYAASLELSRELGMRYLEAHVLHRIAETHLLCADAQAAAGAAEQAVEIGRETAMTRAEARALATLGEALAELGQRDRAIACVRESVALYRGLGAVDGDKAEQTLRRLTAGQ, encoded by the coding sequence ATGGGCGACTCCCCCGCGGTGAGGTTCTCCCTCCTCGGAGCCGTGCGCGGCTGGCGCGGTGGCGAGGAGTTGGCACTCGCCGGCCCGCAACAGCGGGCGACACTGGCCATGCTGGTGGTGGCCGCGGGGCAACCGGTCGCCATCGAGGAACTCATCGACGGACTGTGGGGCCATCAGGCGCCCAAGGCCGCCGCCACCACGGTCCGCACCTACATCTCCCGCATCCGCACGGTCCTGGAGCCCGAACACCGCGTCGCGGCGGGCCCGGGTCTTCTGGTGTCGGTCGGCACCACGTACGCACTCCATCTGCCAGCCGGCGGGGCCGACGTCACGGAGGCGGATCGAGAGGCGGCAGCCGCTGCGCGAGCCAGGCAGGAGGGTGATGCGCTGGGGGCTCACGGACTGTTGCGCCAGGCCGTCGGACGTTGGCAGGGGACTCCGCTGACCGGCCTGACCGGGCCGTTCGCGGTGTCACAGCGGGAGCGGCTGACCCAGCGGTACCTGGATCTCCTGGAGTCGCGGATAGAACTCGATCTGGAGTTGGGCCATGCCGGCGCCGCCGTCGCCGACCTGACCGCTGCCGTCGCGGCGCACCCGTTGCGGGAGAGCCTGCGCCTCCTGCTGATGCGGGCGCTCTACCAGTGCGGCAGGCAGGCCGAGGCACTGGCGGTGTTCGCGGACACCCGGACGACGCTCGCCACCGAACTGGGCATCGACCCTGACCCCCGCTTGGGCGAACTCCATGAGCGGATCCTCCGCTCGGACCCCGATCTGCTGTGCGCCGCCTCGGGGGCTCCTGCCCCCGCGACCGTACCCGTGCCGGCGCAACTACCCACCGACATCGACGACTTCACCGGCCGGGTGGATCTGGTCGCCGAACTGAAGGCCCGTCTCACCCAACCGGCCGGTTCCGCGGTGCGGATCTGCGCCATCTCCGGCATCGGCGGGGCGGGCAAGACCTCACTCGCGGTCCACGTGGCCCATGAAGTGCGTGGCCACTTCCCCGCCGGCCAACTCTTCGTGGACCTCGCTGGCGTCCAGGAGGATCCGGCGGACCCCGCGTCCGTGCTGGCCGCGTTCCTCCATGCACTCGGCGTCCCCGAGACCGCCGTACCCGAGGGCTTGGAGGCACGCGCCGCGCTCTACCGCACCACCTTGCACGGCCGCAGGGTCCTGGTGGTGTTGGACAACGCGACCGACGCGGAACAGATCAGACAACTGCTCCCCGGCTATCCGGGCTGTGCCGTGATCGTCACGAGCCGCGCACGGATGACCGCCGTCCCCGCGCACCCCGTCGATCTCGACCCGCTCGCCCCCACCGAGTCCCTGGAGCTGTTCACCTCCGTGGTCGGCCCCGCGCGGGTGGCCGCCGAACCGGAAGCAGCCGAGGAACTGCTGGCCGCCTGTGGGCATCTGCCCCTGGCGGTGCGCGTGATCGCCTGTCGGTTGCTCGCCCGCCCCGGTACGAGCATCGCCGAGTGTCTGCGCAGGCTCGCGGACGAGCGCCGCGGCCTCGACCAGCTGCGTACCGGGGACCTCAATGTGCAGGCGTGCTTCAGGCTCGGATACGACCAGCTCGATCCCGTACTCGCGCGAGCATTTCGGCTGCTGGCGCTGCCCGATGCGGCGACCGTCTCGCTGAGCTGTGCTGCCGCGCTGCTCGGCGTCGACGAGTACGACGCGGAAGACGTGCTCGACGCCCTCCTCGATGCCAGCCTGTTGCAGTCACCCCGGGCCGGAAGCTATCGCTACCACGATCTGTTGCGGTTGTTCGCACGCCATCTGAGCGCCGAGACCGACTCCGACGCGGAGATCACGCACTGTCTGGCGAATCTGCTCGACTTCCTCCTCGCCACCGTCCGTCACGCCTATCGCGTGGTGCGGCCGGGTCATCTGATAGCCGAACGGCTGGCGCCTGAGGCATCGGAGGGGATCGGTTTCCTCGATGCGCACGCCGCCCTTGCGTGGTTCGATCGCGAACGGGACTTCGTGCTGCGGGTCCTGGGACAGACCGTGAGGCGGGCGCCGTCGTTGATGGGCACGGCCGCGGACCTGCTGTTGGGGCTGGACCCGCTGTTGGAGCGCACCTACGCCTGGTACGACATCGTGGAGTTGGGCCAGGCGATCGCTGACGGCAGCAGGCGCGCCGGACTCGCGCGGGAGGAGGCCGGAGCGCTCTACATGCTCGGCGGTGGGCTCTGGCAGATCAGTCGGTCCGAAGAGGCCGAGGCCCCCATCGAACGGGCAGAGGCGATCTGCCGCGGCCAGGACGATCAGCTGGTGCTCGCCGAGGTGCTCATCGTACGAGCGTTGGTGACGGCCCATCGCCACGGCCACGACGCCAAGACGGTAGCCCTGCTGACTCAGGCACGGGAACTGCAGCAGGCCACCGGCAATCTGTCGGCCGAGGCGAACGCGCTCGGCAATCTGACGTTCTCCCACGTCATGATGGAGGAGCACCGCGAGGCGATCGTCACCAGCGGGGATGGACTCGCGCTGTATCGACGGCTCGGTGACTCCATGGGCGAGGCCCAGACGCTGATCCATCGCGGCACCGCGTGGCGGCAGCTCGGTGACACGGAGGCCGCCATGCGTTGCTATGCGGCGTCCTTGGAGCTGAGCCGAGAGTTGGGCATGCGGTATCTGGAGGCCCACGTCCTGCATCGGATCGCGGAGACCCATCTGTTGTGCGCGGACGCCCAGGCAGCGGCAGGGGCAGCCGAACAGGCCGTGGAGATCGGTCGGGAGACGGCGATGACCAGGGCTGAGGCCCGCGCGCTGGCCACGCTCGGTGAGGCGCTCGCCGAACTCGGACAACGCGACCGCGCGATCGCCTGTGTACGGGAGTCGGTGGCGTTGTACCGCGGACTCGGGGCGGTCGACGGTGACAAGGCCGAACAGACCCTGCGGCGGCTGACCGCGGGACAGTGA